Proteins encoded by one window of Nocardia goodfellowii:
- a CDS encoding type I polyketide synthase — translation MATEAELRKYLKKAARELHESQQRVRELDARLSEPIAIVGIGCRFPGGLRAPEELWQALAQGRDLMSDFPNDRGWDLDAFYDPDPDADFASEVRTGAFIADAGGFDAGFFGISPREARSMDPQHRLLLEVAWEAIERARIDPTSLRGSATGVYIGMNDQGYALTDPESWAGGLSYTLTGNAPAVASGRISYLFGFEGPAVTLDTACSSSLVALHQGAQALRSGECALALVGGVTVMATAAPFSIFSRQRALAPDGRCKAFASGADGTAWGEAAGLLLIERLSDARKNGHPVLAVVRGSAVNQDGASNGLTAPSGRAQQRVIRQALANARLSPLDIDVVEGHGTGTVLGDPIEAQALLAVYGHDRPEESPLWLGSIKSNMGHTQTAAGVAGLIKAVLAMRAGTVPATLHVDEPSTHVDWTVGPVRLAGAAQPWPRTGRPRRAAVSSFGISGTNVHVVLEHDPESTAETPDRPTDPAVLTQPWVLSAKSPGALRDQAVALREALVANPDRALADIGYSLAATRATFEHRAVLIADSRTDFAAGLAAVAQDAFAPATVQGRARQRGRLAVVLPGQGSQMLGMGSELYDRFPVFAAAFDELCSAFDAHLDGSLREVIFGSAGTLLDRTDYTQPALFTVEVALFRLLESWGVQPDFVLGHSVGELAAAHIGGVLSLPDAVAVVAARGRLMQALPPGAMVSVRASFEEVTAALAEYADQVAVAAANGPNSTVISGAEDAVLAVARGWRERGRRIKRLKAERAFHSPQLDSMLAEYAAVLGAVRLRDSSIPLVSNVTGVLATAAELQSPAYWVRQAREPVRFGDGVQFLLASGVTTLLEVGPGEVLSGLSHECMTDAACAAIPVMRGVDQQERGLLRALAGAWTRGVPVRWAATFADSGARAVDLPTYRFQRRNYWSGSSEEEQDTTGSAGEFDIRSREQAAEALRAGLLELPDTAQVDAVLTLVKSQIREILIDLADDEIDVEATILEVGLTSLSALELRSRLVVLTGIGLSLEDLFTHPTARALAELIRDRALETVGDENALIKL, via the coding sequence ATGGCGACCGAGGCGGAGCTTCGCAAGTACCTGAAGAAGGCGGCGCGCGAACTCCACGAAAGCCAGCAGCGCGTAAGGGAATTGGACGCGAGACTGTCCGAGCCCATCGCGATCGTCGGCATCGGCTGCCGCTTCCCGGGTGGGCTGCGCGCACCCGAGGAGCTGTGGCAGGCCCTGGCGCAGGGCCGGGATCTGATGTCGGACTTCCCGAACGATCGAGGCTGGGATCTCGACGCGTTCTACGATCCGGACCCGGACGCGGATTTCGCGTCCGAGGTGCGGACCGGCGCGTTCATCGCCGACGCGGGCGGGTTCGACGCGGGGTTCTTCGGGATCAGCCCGCGCGAGGCCCGGTCGATGGATCCGCAGCACCGGCTGCTGCTGGAGGTCGCCTGGGAGGCGATCGAACGGGCCCGGATCGATCCGACCTCGTTGCGCGGCAGCGCGACCGGTGTCTACATCGGGATGAACGATCAGGGCTACGCGCTCACCGACCCCGAGTCGTGGGCCGGCGGGCTGAGCTACACCCTGACCGGCAACGCGCCGGCCGTCGCGTCGGGCCGGATCTCCTACCTGTTCGGATTCGAGGGTCCCGCGGTCACTTTGGACACGGCGTGCTCGTCGTCACTGGTGGCGTTGCATCAGGGCGCGCAGGCGCTGCGGTCCGGCGAATGCGCGCTGGCGCTGGTCGGCGGGGTGACGGTGATGGCGACCGCCGCGCCGTTCTCGATCTTCTCCCGGCAGCGGGCGCTCGCTCCGGACGGGCGGTGCAAAGCGTTCGCCTCCGGCGCCGACGGCACCGCCTGGGGTGAGGCCGCCGGGCTGCTGCTGATCGAAAGACTGTCCGACGCACGCAAGAACGGGCATCCCGTGCTCGCCGTGGTGCGCGGTTCCGCGGTGAACCAGGACGGCGCATCCAACGGGCTGACCGCGCCCAGCGGCCGGGCCCAGCAGCGCGTCATCCGGCAGGCGCTGGCCAACGCCCGGCTCTCGCCCCTGGACATCGACGTCGTCGAAGGGCATGGCACCGGCACCGTTCTCGGGGACCCGATCGAGGCGCAGGCGCTGCTGGCGGTGTACGGCCACGATCGGCCCGAGGAGTCACCGCTGTGGCTGGGCTCGATCAAGTCGAATATGGGGCACACCCAGACCGCCGCCGGGGTCGCCGGCCTGATCAAGGCGGTCCTGGCGATGCGGGCGGGCACCGTGCCCGCGACCCTGCATGTCGACGAGCCGTCGACGCACGTCGACTGGACGGTGGGCCCGGTCCGGCTGGCCGGCGCCGCGCAGCCCTGGCCGCGGACCGGGCGGCCCCGGCGGGCGGCGGTGTCCTCGTTCGGCATCAGCGGTACCAATGTGCATGTCGTCCTGGAGCACGATCCGGAGTCGACGGCCGAAACACCCGATCGCCCAACCGATCCGGCTGTACTCACGCAACCGTGGGTGCTGTCGGCGAAATCGCCGGGCGCGCTGCGCGACCAAGCCGTCGCGCTGCGTGAGGCCCTGGTGGCGAATCCGGATCGCGCGCTGGCCGACATCGGATACTCGCTGGCCGCGACCCGCGCGACATTCGAGCACCGTGCGGTGCTGATCGCGGACAGTCGCACCGATTTCGCGGCGGGTCTGGCCGCGGTGGCGCAGGACGCGTTCGCGCCGGCCACGGTGCAGGGCCGGGCGCGCCAACGCGGCCGGCTCGCCGTCGTGCTGCCCGGTCAAGGCAGCCAGATGCTGGGGATGGGCAGCGAACTCTACGACCGGTTCCCGGTTTTCGCGGCCGCCTTCGACGAGCTGTGCTCCGCCTTCGACGCCCATCTCGACGGCTCCCTGCGCGAGGTGATCTTCGGCTCGGCCGGCACTCTGCTGGACCGCACCGACTACACCCAGCCCGCACTGTTCACCGTCGAGGTGGCCCTGTTCCGTCTGCTCGAGTCCTGGGGCGTACAACCGGATTTCGTGCTCGGGCACTCCGTAGGCGAACTGGCCGCCGCGCATATCGGCGGCGTCCTGTCCCTGCCCGACGCGGTCGCCGTGGTGGCCGCGCGCGGCCGTCTCATGCAGGCGCTCCCGCCGGGCGCCATGGTCTCGGTGCGGGCCTCGTTCGAGGAGGTGACCGCCGCGCTGGCCGAATACGCCGACCAGGTGGCGGTGGCGGCGGCGAACGGCCCCAATTCGACGGTGATCTCCGGCGCCGAGGACGCGGTGCTGGCGGTGGCGCGCGGCTGGCGCGAACGTGGGCGAAGGATCAAGCGGCTCAAGGCCGAGCGAGCCTTCCACTCGCCGCAGCTGGACAGCATGCTGGCCGAGTACGCGGCGGTGCTCGGGGCGGTGCGGCTGCGGGACTCGAGCATCCCGCTCGTCTCCAATGTCACCGGGGTACTCGCGACCGCGGCGGAACTTCAGTCGCCCGCCTACTGGGTGCGGCAGGCGCGCGAACCGGTCCGATTCGGCGACGGCGTCCAGTTCCTGCTGGCCTCGGGGGTCACGACGCTGCTGGAGGTCGGGCCGGGCGAGGTGCTGTCCGGGCTGAGTCACGAGTGCATGACCGACGCGGCCTGCGCGGCGATCCCCGTCATGCGCGGCGTCGACCAGCAGGAGCGCGGCCTGCTGCGGGCGCTGGCCGGCGCGTGGACGCGGGGGGTTCCCGTGCGGTGGGCCGCGACGTTCGCCGATTCCGGCGCCCGCGCCGTCGACCTGCCCACCTACCGATTTCAACGGCGCAACTACTGGAGCGGAAGCTCCGAGGAGGAGCAGGACACCACCGGCTCCGCGGGCGAGTTCGACATTCGATCGCGCGAGCAGGCTGCCGAGGCACTGCGCGCCGGCCTGCTGGAGTTGCCGGACACGGCGCAGGTCGATGCGGTGCTGACGCTGGTGAAGTCCCAGATCCGGGAAATACTCATCGATTTGGCCGACGACGAGATCGATGTGGAGGCGACCATCCTCGAGGTCGGCCTCACCTCCCTGTCGGCGCTGGAATTGCGCAGCCGCCTGGTGGTGCTCACCGGCATCGGGCTGTCCCTGGAGGACCTGTTCACCCATCCGACCGCACGCGCCCTCGCCGAACTGATCCGCGACCGCGCCCTGGAGACCGTCGGCGATGAGAACGCGCTGATCAAACTATGA
- a CDS encoding flavin-containing monooxygenase translates to MTSSRSPGHSRLPRIAVIGAGMSGICMAITLQRAGFTDFTVFEKTSAIGGVWRDNTYPGLTCDLPSRIYQFSFAPNPEWSSFFSPGAEIDRYLTDVAHRHNLEPHIRFDTEVRSAEFDGTAWTVRTDDGVEIFDFVVCATGIQHNPHIAELPGMASFAGSIFHSARWDHSAELVGRRVGVVGTGSTGVQLTTALAGKAAHFSLFQRTAQWMLPVPNPRYFDIARWLRRRYPVLDRLSYRTIHFSCEFLFDAVINPGWRRTAAAWICRANLRRVRDRDLRRALTPDYVPLCKRIVVSTKFYRAVQRPDVSVVTDAIERVEPRGIVTADGTLHELDVIVLATGFDPRSYMRPMNLIGTHGRTIHEEWESGPNAFETVALPGFPNVFLMLGPNSPVGNFPLTVVAEWQAQHIVGWLQRWSNGELSTVEPTRAAAEEYNAKIRAAMPNTVWTSGCQSWYLGADGSPDLWPFTPRAHRTMMQRIPDLANYHISTPAHPARVGEIAED, encoded by the coding sequence ATGACCTCATCGCGTTCCCCGGGCCACTCGCGTTTACCGCGGATCGCGGTCATCGGGGCCGGCATGTCGGGTATCTGTATGGCGATCACATTGCAGCGTGCCGGGTTCACCGATTTCACGGTATTCGAGAAAACTTCCGCGATCGGCGGAGTCTGGCGTGACAATACCTATCCGGGATTGACTTGCGATCTGCCGTCCCGTATCTACCAGTTCAGTTTCGCGCCCAATCCGGAATGGTCCAGCTTCTTCTCACCCGGTGCGGAAATCGACCGATACCTGACCGACGTCGCCCATCGGCACAATCTCGAACCACATATCAGATTCGATACCGAAGTCCGTTCGGCTGAATTCGACGGCACCGCCTGGACCGTGCGCACCGACGACGGTGTGGAGATTTTCGATTTCGTCGTGTGCGCGACCGGAATTCAACACAATCCGCATATCGCCGAGCTGCCCGGCATGGCGAGTTTCGCCGGTTCGATATTTCATTCCGCGCGCTGGGATCACAGCGCGGAGCTGGTGGGCCGCCGGGTGGGCGTGGTGGGCACCGGCTCGACGGGCGTGCAGCTGACGACCGCGCTGGCCGGAAAGGCCGCGCACTTCTCCCTGTTCCAGCGGACCGCTCAGTGGATGCTGCCGGTGCCGAATCCCCGGTACTTCGATATCGCCCGATGGTTGCGCCGGCGGTATCCGGTATTGGACCGGCTCAGTTACCGGACCATCCATTTCAGTTGCGAATTCCTGTTCGACGCCGTGATCAACCCGGGATGGCGGCGCACCGCCGCCGCCTGGATCTGCCGGGCCAACCTGCGCCGGGTCCGCGATCGCGACCTGCGCCGGGCACTGACTCCCGACTACGTGCCGCTGTGCAAGCGCATCGTGGTGTCGACCAAGTTCTACCGCGCGGTGCAGCGACCGGATGTCTCGGTGGTCACCGACGCGATCGAGCGCGTCGAGCCGCGCGGGATCGTCACCGCGGACGGCACGCTGCACGAACTCGATGTCATCGTGCTCGCGACCGGGTTCGACCCACGCAGCTATATGCGTCCCATGAATTTGATCGGCACCCATGGCCGAACCATCCACGAAGAATGGGAATCCGGTCCGAACGCATTCGAAACCGTGGCGCTGCCGGGATTCCCGAATGTTTTCCTGATGTTGGGCCCGAACAGTCCGGTGGGAAATTTTCCGCTGACCGTGGTAGCCGAATGGCAGGCGCAGCACATCGTCGGCTGGTTGCAGCGCTGGAGCAACGGCGAACTCAGCACCGTCGAGCCGACCCGGGCGGCGGCCGAGGAGTATAACGCGAAAATCCGCGCGGCCATGCCGAATACGGTGTGGACCAGCGGTTGCCAGAGCTGGTATCTGGGCGCCGACGGCAGCCCCGATCTGTGGCCCTTCACTCCTCGTGCGCATCGCACGATGATGCAACGCATTCCGGACCTCGCGAATTATCACATCAGCACCCCCGCGCACCCTGCCCGCGTCGGCGAAATAGCGGAAGACTGA
- a CDS encoding type I polyketide synthase, which produces MANEEELRKYLKRAATELQTTHQRLQETVARANEPIAIVSMACRFPGGVASPEDLWDVVAQGRDLVSGWPTDRGWDLNTYDPDPEKEGTSYVRDGGFLYDAADFDAAFFGISPREAMAMDPQQRLLLESAWEVLERAGIDPATLRGSDTGVFAGLISTPYGPAITGDREGLGALLLTGRTSSVASGRIAYTLGLEGPAVTLDTACSSSLVAMHQAVQSLRTRESSLALAGGVCVFATTEAFVGFSAQRGLSADGRCKSYASAADGTSWGEGVGMVLLERLSDARRNGHPILAVIRGSAVNQDGASNGLVAPNGPAQQRVIRQALANAGVPAAEIDLVEGHGTGTALGDPIEAHALLSTYGAERRDGNPLWLGSIKSNMGHTQAAAGVAGVIKLVKAMEHGVMPPTLHVDEPSKHVDWTVGEVRLVTESRPWSRNGRPRRAAVSSFGISGTNAHLVLEQYTEPDSEPAEVIEPTATPMPLIPWLLSARSPEALTAQAERLSAHAQANPDLAPLDIGLSLSASRATFEHRAVILGRDRAELLDGVQALATGVRTDAVVTGVAGSVTKTTLLFPGQGAQRVGMGRELIAAYPVYAAAFDEVCAHFDGAFDTPLRAVILAEPDSPEAELLDQTAYTQAALFTVEVALYRLTESWGLRTDYVIGHSIGEITAAYVAGVWSLADACKLVAARGRLMQSLPTGGAMVAVAAPLEQVRPLLAGHTDEVSIAAVNGPNAVVVSGVAESVARIVETLAGQGIRTKQLRVSHAFHSPLMDPILEEFRAVCASLTPLTPTLGVISNLTGQLADTADLHSADYWVRHLREPVQFLAGAQWARRHGGSKVFVEVGPGAALSAMTQDCVADTDWDDITVVPVLRPQRDELTGLLTALATAHGAGASVGWTAALTAAGARRVVLPTYPFQRKRYWLDCPLGGGNIRDAGLGTSEHPLLGATVTPAQGGGLLLTGRLSQHTHPWLAEHTISGSVLLPGTAFVELALHIGDLLDCPQVDELILQAPLVLPATDGVEVQIVAAAPQESGERSVSIYSRPATVAEDFGAESTWTCHAVGVLAPATEQVPADDLAPWPPVGAVAIAVTELYENFAGIGYEYGPLFRGLRAAWSLGGEVFAEIALPAQSHSEAARFGLHPALLDAALHAMAFTGDAESAGAGEIRLPFAWEGVALHAVGATTVRVRVTPDGADRIGLVLTDPSGRAVATVQALTVRAVSMDQLRGSTASSDESLFALGWVPVTRPETAPAEGAWTALPDNASEEDSVRAEVASSSTLHVEQYEGGGRTAIVLRLTADADGSAAEVVRERVSEVLTRVQTLLASGTPDTPLVVVTRRAVAVHGAEDIADLAAGSIWGMLRSAQNENPGRIMVVDVDDWTHYRDAVAVALAVDTEPQLAVRATALHAPRVGRAGADTVGAAALTGTTDWALTALGTGALSGDNMVLTPVETFGLGPDQVRVAVRATGMNFRDVLIVLGMYPDPNAPIGGEGSGVVLEVGSEVTEFAPGDRVMGLFAGVGSTVVTDRRTLVPMPAGWSFAQAAAVPAVFATAYYALVDLAQVQAGETLLIHAATGGVGMAAVQLARHLGVELLVTASTPKWPVLKAQGFDEDQIGNTRTTEFEAKFMATTDGRGADVVLDSLAGDMVDASLRLLPRGGRFVEMGLTDLRDPDEVAAAHPGVWYRNFVLMEAGADRLHEIMLELVRLFEAGALTTLPVTTWDVRRAPEAFRFLGSARHIGKNVLMIPSALDPEGTVLITGGTGSLGGLVARHLVARYGVRHLLLVSRRGAQADSARELAEELTAQGARVSFAACDVADPAALSAVLAGIETAHPLTAVVHTAGVIDDALFIGQTPKHIEAVFRSKADAAWNLHEATRELDLSLFVLFSSVAGVFGSPGQANYAGANAFLDALAQHRHTLGLPATSLAWGLWERATGMTEHLTAQDRARIHREGFLPISDEEGLALLDSALTLGQATAVPAKIDVATLRKNIDDLPATLRAVVRAGRRTADGGSVESSKLVASLIGKSETEQERLILEIIRAHGAAVLGHDSPEAVGVDQPFMDLGFDSLSAVEFRNRLKSSTGAKLPTTVVFDYPTPGALAGYLRQQIAPADDRPARIVAQIDALRGVCADVELDRSELDDITARLTELLRTLRGEEADEVLTSLDSADDDELFDFIDKPRSAAAYGAAGSI; this is translated from the coding sequence ATGGCGAACGAAGAAGAGCTCCGCAAATACCTCAAGCGAGCAGCGACCGAGTTGCAGACCACCCACCAGCGCCTGCAGGAGACGGTGGCGCGGGCGAACGAGCCGATCGCGATCGTCAGCATGGCCTGCCGATTCCCCGGCGGCGTGGCCTCGCCCGAGGACCTGTGGGATGTCGTGGCGCAGGGCCGCGACCTGGTGTCGGGCTGGCCGACCGATCGGGGCTGGGATCTGAACACCTACGACCCGGACCCGGAGAAAGAGGGCACCTCGTACGTGCGTGACGGCGGATTCCTCTATGACGCCGCCGATTTCGATGCCGCGTTCTTCGGGATCAGCCCCCGCGAGGCGATGGCGATGGATCCGCAGCAGCGGTTGCTGCTGGAGTCCGCGTGGGAGGTGTTGGAGCGTGCGGGCATCGACCCGGCGACGCTGCGCGGCTCCGACACCGGCGTATTCGCCGGACTGATCTCCACTCCTTACGGACCGGCTATCACCGGCGACCGGGAAGGGCTCGGCGCGCTGTTGCTGACCGGGCGCACCTCCAGCGTCGCTTCCGGCCGGATCGCTTACACGCTCGGCTTGGAAGGCCCCGCCGTCACGCTGGACACGGCGTGCTCCTCGTCGTTGGTGGCGATGCACCAGGCGGTGCAGTCGCTGCGCACCCGGGAGTCGAGCCTGGCCCTGGCCGGCGGCGTGTGCGTGTTCGCGACCACCGAAGCCTTCGTGGGCTTCTCGGCGCAGCGGGGGTTGTCAGCCGACGGGCGCTGCAAGTCCTACGCGTCGGCCGCGGACGGCACCTCCTGGGGCGAGGGCGTCGGCATGGTACTGCTGGAACGCCTTTCGGACGCGCGCCGCAACGGTCACCCGATTTTGGCGGTGATCCGCGGCAGCGCGGTGAACCAGGACGGCGCCTCCAACGGGCTCGTCGCGCCGAACGGCCCGGCCCAGCAGCGAGTGATCCGCCAGGCCCTGGCCAACGCCGGCGTGCCCGCCGCCGAGATCGACCTGGTGGAGGGCCACGGGACCGGCACCGCCCTGGGCGATCCGATCGAGGCGCACGCCCTGCTCTCGACCTACGGCGCCGAGCGCCGCGACGGCAACCCGTTGTGGCTGGGCTCGATCAAATCGAATATGGGCCACACCCAGGCCGCTGCCGGTGTCGCGGGCGTCATCAAACTGGTCAAGGCCATGGAGCACGGCGTCATGCCGCCGACCCTGCACGTCGACGAACCGTCCAAGCATGTGGACTGGACGGTCGGCGAAGTGCGGCTGGTGACCGAGTCGCGGCCCTGGTCGCGCAACGGCCGTCCGCGCCGGGCCGCGGTCTCCTCCTTCGGCATCAGCGGCACCAACGCCCATCTGGTGCTGGAGCAGTACACCGAACCCGACTCCGAGCCGGCCGAGGTCATCGAACCCACCGCGACTCCGATGCCGCTGATCCCGTGGCTGCTCTCGGCGCGCTCCCCGGAGGCGCTGACGGCGCAGGCGGAGCGGCTCAGCGCGCACGCGCAGGCGAATCCCGATCTGGCACCGCTGGATATCGGGCTGTCGCTGAGCGCGAGCCGAGCCACCTTCGAGCATCGCGCGGTGATCCTGGGCCGCGACCGCGCCGAATTGCTCGACGGCGTACAAGCTTTGGCCACCGGCGTGCGCACCGACGCGGTCGTGACCGGCGTCGCCGGTTCGGTGACCAAGACGACGCTGCTCTTCCCCGGCCAGGGCGCGCAACGGGTCGGCATGGGCCGGGAGCTGATCGCCGCCTACCCGGTGTACGCGGCGGCCTTCGACGAGGTCTGCGCCCACTTCGACGGCGCTTTCGACACCCCGCTACGCGCGGTGATCCTCGCCGAGCCGGACAGCCCCGAGGCCGAGCTGCTGGATCAGACCGCCTACACCCAGGCGGCCCTGTTCACGGTCGAGGTCGCGCTGTACCGCCTGACCGAATCCTGGGGACTGCGCACCGATTACGTGATCGGTCACTCCATCGGGGAGATCACCGCGGCCTATGTCGCGGGGGTGTGGTCACTGGCCGACGCCTGCAAACTGGTCGCGGCCCGCGGCCGGCTGATGCAGTCGCTGCCCACCGGCGGGGCGATGGTCGCGGTGGCGGCGCCGCTGGAACAGGTCCGGCCCTTGCTCGCCGGGCACACCGACGAGGTGAGCATCGCCGCCGTCAACGGCCCGAACGCCGTAGTGGTCTCCGGCGTCGCCGAGTCCGTGGCGCGGATCGTGGAAACCCTTGCCGGACAGGGAATCCGCACCAAGCAGCTGCGCGTCAGCCACGCGTTCCACTCGCCGCTGATGGACCCGATCCTGGAAGAATTCCGGGCGGTCTGCGCGAGCCTGACCCCCCTGACGCCGACGCTCGGCGTCATCTCCAACCTCACCGGGCAGCTGGCCGACACCGCCGATCTGCACTCCGCGGACTACTGGGTCCGGCATCTGCGGGAGCCGGTGCAGTTCCTGGCGGGTGCGCAGTGGGCGCGCCGCCACGGCGGCTCGAAAGTCTTCGTCGAGGTCGGACCCGGCGCCGCGCTCAGCGCGATGACCCAGGACTGCGTCGCCGACACGGACTGGGACGACATCACCGTGGTGCCGGTACTCCGGCCGCAGCGCGACGAGCTGACCGGTTTGCTCACGGCGCTGGCCACCGCGCACGGCGCCGGCGCTTCCGTCGGCTGGACGGCGGCGCTCACGGCGGCGGGTGCGCGTCGAGTCGTCCTGCCCACCTACCCGTTCCAGCGCAAACGCTACTGGCTGGACTGCCCGCTCGGCGGCGGGAATATCCGGGACGCGGGCCTGGGCACGAGCGAGCATCCGCTGCTCGGGGCGACGGTGACACCGGCGCAGGGCGGCGGGCTGCTGCTCACCGGCAGGCTGTCCCAGCACACCCACCCGTGGCTGGCCGAGCACACCATCAGCGGATCGGTGCTGCTGCCCGGCACCGCGTTCGTCGAATTGGCCTTGCACATCGGCGATCTGCTGGACTGCCCGCAGGTGGACGAGCTGATTCTGCAGGCACCGCTGGTCCTGCCGGCTACGGACGGCGTGGAGGTGCAGATCGTCGCGGCCGCTCCGCAGGAGTCCGGCGAGCGATCGGTGTCGATCTACTCGCGGCCCGCGACGGTGGCCGAGGACTTCGGGGCCGAGAGCACCTGGACCTGTCACGCGGTGGGTGTGCTCGCGCCGGCCACCGAACAGGTGCCCGCCGATGACCTGGCGCCCTGGCCGCCGGTCGGCGCGGTGGCGATTGCGGTGACCGAGCTCTACGAGAACTTCGCCGGTATCGGTTACGAGTACGGGCCGCTGTTCCGCGGGCTGCGCGCCGCCTGGTCGCTGGGCGGGGAAGTGTTCGCCGAGATCGCCCTGCCCGCCCAATCGCATTCGGAAGCAGCGCGTTTCGGGCTGCACCCGGCACTGCTCGACGCCGCGCTGCATGCGATGGCGTTCACCGGTGACGCGGAAAGCGCCGGTGCCGGGGAGATCCGGCTGCCCTTCGCGTGGGAGGGCGTCGCACTGCACGCGGTCGGCGCCACCACCGTGCGGGTGCGCGTGACGCCGGACGGCGCCGATCGGATCGGCCTGGTCCTGACCGACCCGTCCGGCCGGGCGGTGGCCACCGTGCAGGCGCTGACGGTCCGCGCGGTGTCGATGGATCAGCTGCGCGGCAGCACGGCGAGCTCGGACGAATCGCTGTTCGCACTGGGCTGGGTGCCGGTGACGCGACCGGAGACCGCCCCGGCCGAGGGGGCGTGGACGGCGTTGCCGGACAACGCCTCCGAGGAAGATTCGGTCCGCGCCGAGGTCGCGTCGTCGTCCACTCTGCACGTGGAGCAGTACGAAGGCGGCGGACGCACGGCGATCGTCCTGCGGCTGACCGCCGACGCCGACGGCTCCGCCGCGGAGGTGGTGCGTGAGCGCGTGTCCGAGGTCCTGACCCGCGTCCAGACGCTGCTGGCGAGCGGAACCCCGGACACCCCGCTGGTGGTGGTCACCCGGCGGGCGGTGGCGGTGCACGGCGCCGAGGACATAGCGGATCTCGCGGCCGGCTCGATCTGGGGCATGCTGCGCAGCGCCCAGAACGAGAACCCGGGCCGGATCATGGTCGTCGACGTCGACGACTGGACGCACTATCGGGACGCGGTCGCGGTGGCGCTGGCGGTGGACACCGAACCGCAACTGGCGGTCCGTGCGACGGCACTGCACGCGCCGCGCGTGGGCCGGGCGGGAGCCGACACCGTCGGTGCGGCGGCACTCACCGGCACGACGGACTGGGCGCTCACCGCGCTCGGCACCGGCGCCCTCAGCGGGGACAACATGGTTCTCACCCCGGTCGAGACCTTCGGGCTGGGGCCGGATCAGGTGCGGGTCGCGGTGCGCGCCACCGGCATGAACTTCCGCGACGTGCTGATCGTGCTCGGCATGTACCCCGACCCGAACGCCCCGATCGGCGGCGAAGGTTCCGGCGTGGTGCTGGAAGTCGGGTCCGAGGTCACCGAATTCGCGCCGGGCGACCGGGTGATGGGCCTGTTCGCCGGGGTGGGCTCCACCGTGGTGACCGACCGCCGCACCCTCGTCCCGATGCCCGCCGGATGGTCGTTCGCGCAAGCCGCCGCGGTACCCGCGGTGTTCGCCACCGCCTACTACGCCCTGGTGGATCTGGCTCAGGTGCAGGCCGGGGAGACCCTGCTCATCCACGCCGCCACCGGCGGCGTCGGTATGGCCGCGGTGCAGTTGGCCCGGCATCTCGGCGTGGAACTACTGGTCACCGCGAGCACCCCGAAATGGCCGGTGCTCAAGGCCCAGGGCTTCGACGAGGACCAGATCGGCAACACCCGGACCACCGAGTTCGAGGCGAAGTTCATGGCCACGACCGACGGTCGAGGAGCGGACGTGGTGCTGGACTCGCTGGCCGGTGACATGGTCGACGCGTCGCTGCGGCTGCTGCCGCGCGGCGGGCGCTTCGTCGAGATGGGCTTGACCGATCTGCGCGATCCCGACGAGGTCGCGGCCGCCCATCCCGGGGTCTGGTACCGCAACTTCGTTCTGATGGAGGCGGGCGCGGACCGGTTGCACGAGATCATGCTCGAGCTGGTCCGCCTGTTCGAAGCCGGAGCGCTGACCACCCTGCCCGTGACCACCTGGGATGTGCGCCGGGCGCCGGAGGCGTTCCGGTTCCTGGGCTCCGCGCGCCACATCGGCAAGAACGTCCTGATGATCCCCAGCGCGCTCGACCCCGAGGGCACGGTGCTGATCACCGGTGGCACCGGATCGCTGGGCGGCCTGGTCGCCCGGCACCTGGTCGCCAGGTACGGCGTCCGGCATCTGCTGTTGGTGAGCAGGCGTGGCGCGCAAGCGGATTCGGCGCGCGAACTGGCCGAGGAACTCACCGCGCAGGGCGCGCGGGTCAGCTTCGCCGCCTGCGACGTCGCCGACCCCGCCGCCCTGTCGGCGGTGCTGGCCGGCATCGAGACCGCCCATCCGCTGACCGCCGTGGTGCACACCGCGGGTGTGATCGACGACGCGCTGTTCATCGGCCAGACTCCGAAGCACATCGAAGCCGTGTTCCGGTCCAAGGCCGACGCCGCGTGGAACCTGCACGAGGCGACGCGTGAGCTCGACCTGTCGCTGTTCGTGCTGTTCTCGTCGGTGGCCGGCGTCTTCGGCTCACCCGGTCAGGCGAACTACGCGGGGGCCAACGCCTTCCTGGACGCGCTGGCCCAGCACCGGCACACGCTCGGCTTGCCGGCGACGTCGCTGGCCTGGGGTCTGTGGGAACGTGCCACCGGGATGACCGAGCACCTCACCGCCCAGGACCGCGCCCGGATCCATCGGGAGGGCTTCCTCCCGATCTCCGACGAGGAGGGGCTGGCCCTGCTCGACTCGGCGCTCACCCTGGGGCAGGCCACCGCCGTGCCCGCCAAGATCGACGTCGCGACCCTGCGCAAGAACATCGACGATCTGCCGGCCACCTTGCGCGCGGTGGTGCGGGCCGGCCGGCGGACCGCCGACGGCGGGTCGGTCGAGTCCTCGAAGCTGGTGGCGAGCCTGATCGGGAAGAGCGAAACCGAACAGGAGCGGCTGATCCTGGAGATCATCCGAGCGCACGGGGCCGCGGTGCTGGGGCACGATTCGCCCGAGGCGGTTGGCGTCGACCAGCCGTTCATGGACCTGGGTTTCGATTCGCTCAGCGCCGTGGAATTCCGGAACCGGCTCAAATCCTCGACCGGAGCGAAGCTGCCGACCACCGTCGTGTTCGACTATCCGACGCCGGGCGCGCTGGCGGGGTACCTGCGCCAGCAGATCGCCCCGGCCGACGACCGTCCGGCGCGGATCGTGGCGCAGATCGACGCGCTGCGCGGTGTCTGCGCCGACGTCGAACTCGACCGCTCGGAGCTCGACGACATCACCGCCAGGCTGACCGAACTGCTCCGCACACTGCGCGGCGAAGAAGCCGACGAGGTCCTGACCAGCTTGGACAGCGCCGACGACGACGAGCTGTTCGACTTCATCGACAAGCCGCGCTCGGCCGCGGCTTACGGTGCGGCGGGCTCGATCTGA